The following coding sequences lie in one Cloeon dipterum chromosome 1, ieCloDipt1.1, whole genome shotgun sequence genomic window:
- the Ppn gene encoding papilin isoform X4, whose protein sequence is MDLHRHLRSLALLIFVLATYFSASQARHHKIRHARHKKMVNNTEFVPVNYVVLDERPDLGPWSEWSAPSSCSRSCGGGVAFQSRECPPGSTCQGPAKRYFSCNTMHCPPGSKDFRSEQCSKFDTQDFEGNLYEWIPYTKGANNCELNCMPRGERFFNGFAKKVVDGTRCNDETLDVCVEGTCMPVGCDLFLGSSLREDKCRDCGGNNSGCITVSKIISFETDLSDAQPGYNDLLLIPAGATNIFVRELNHANNYLAIRNENNTYYLNGNFNINYPKDFHFAGTVFHYERQPNSFLLGSEVIRALGPTNESLYIALLYQEKGEGIEYEYSFSKEVQSGDPDSYYWVTHDFSECSAPCGGGSQNRTLGCAKKSDNSAVSLRLCDPVKRPATTQGCNEEPCDPEWFISPWGNCTQPCKGGNQFRQVYCQQIISNARPTVIEDDVCVKKLGEKPSATQPCNEEGICPQWHLDPWTPCDKLCGKGKQYRKVTCYKVIEGKIVVQEDSVCHEERPPSEQVCNNQPCDGVDWMVSEWSTCEDKCGLSKKTRTVVCASLKGEIYPEESCNLENKPSEMENCSVTVCTNQWYAAQWSSCSADCGKGVRTREVFCGQIVNEGISKVSDELCDAKLKYSEEEACEGTTKCEGLWFAGPWSQCKKCSDVQKREVICFVNGFAGDPSKCDPSALSPKTQDCTEPCGKDDDDLITPVDITEPSTPTEEDDPDCIDSEEEVGIYELPPLPKDNDYEEDDYKDGDEVTETTVIPTESEPTEGSGLTTLDSVTESTSGFTSSTGFETSSSFGLDASKSTQDSEYIDVSTERITPTYTEESSAASSSESGFGTAETISSSEDSASEYFASTVTPQEGTSSVATEETKSSSEDHEITVETTESTAISSEATTAMSETTSSSMVDPTTTQKIKPKNKCGNESDYDEPVVEGERVKDDCKDQTDKVAMSTSTNPPSSSKTEIFLSTESPTASPSESSTASPIGSSTDSSTPIGSSTASQTETEEGSGTGSTDYSSKSTFFTEETDLYTEGSGDLPTVPDFTKIMISDEPTFTSDGEFTTFMDAFSTKGEFISPKPKMCKKRKPKCSTTKYGCCIDGVTAAKGPFKEGCAHPKTCKDTKYSCCPDGISMAKGPYLFGCKLPDCQKTLYGCCKDNVTAATGNDFEGCEDELSCEKTKFGCCDDGFTKAITEDKRNCVPCNKTKFGCCADGKRPARDEKKRKGCRVNCHKTEFGCCPNNKTVAKGLDFHGCGVINEKNCSASYFKCCPDGVSPALGPKFKGCQSACQQSKFGCCQDVLTPAHGPNEEGCCINSQYGCCPDNILPAGGPSLQGCDCTQSKFGCCPNGVDYAKGTNKEGCGCRYAEHGCCPDGFSEAEGPDFKGCPCHSFQFGCCPDGKTVAKGPANAGCACKDTEFGCCPDNVTSAQGENYEGCGCAATEFGCCLDGVSEAKGEKFEECADAPKFSGEACALPKEKGDCRNFSIKWYFDAEYGGCTRFWYGGCDGNNNRFESLEECKNSCVMPEGKDACFLPKIHGPCEGYHPTWYYDSERKHCTQFIYGGCLGNNNRFQTREECQQLCAHQELKDKCAQPVSEGPCNGNFERWYFDSDDSTCKRFRYGGCKGNQNNFLTEAACQQQCVAPASFRASNRCALPKDKGPCKGSMLQWYFDAKAAECKVFSFGGCLGNANRFQSHTECATTCHTREEDICRLAPKAGNCRDYVSRWYYNVEQKRCLQFYYGGCEGNANNFENEDDCTKRCTMEEEPSEPFRQEFCLQPPEEGQCKKYVNRWYYDRNEGFCKEFNYGGCEGNQNRYRSKQECEQKCGNVQDPCSLPRVSRACEHSVIQYYYSSHTDSCHATSRGECILNTNRFNSKENCEAKCRRGPAPPTQPPEPPKPKEDECRVLPEPGDCSEQHEKWFFDVRRNDCLRFIYSGCGGNTNRFQTREECLGTCAQDREFCKMPADKGGCTDSYQRFYFDYYSGECKPFTYTGCGGNRNHFEDVGTCFYYCGSVRSPPVVEIPPPVTAGPEPQTTPTSGPIGCRDRSYECGYFRQHCTHGVEEYIDSETCTRCRCHEPCQSTVCPEKTKCVVETIVAHDQSRHFRPVCRQLEKPGVCPPVEEADNCTHTCREDADCGGGDKCCYNGCAYQCLNPNAVDVTPPPVRPTQAPVPTLRTPPEYPKYEAPQISLPEPNVSVPEGGECTLKCSTRGNPTPTLTWRKDRIIDGSYGRHRLLSDGSLQLIGVTRDDSGLYACSAENGVGKPVTREIRVEVTDGRTNQAVIVNKEPVVRVNINTPAVLYCYAMGWPRPTITWWRSSSILPMASKKYEQRRDFALVIASVTYEDLGAYTCQAYNGLGRANSWTITLQGYKPPGSVFSGSETYYQFLVEPEVVRPPPVRPRIPLPSPEPTQIITVPVRVNISSPQTTYSTGSSLSIICEVDGYPIPRVYWFKDNTRLEPSDRVIFSEGNRLTIEQVQSIDGGTYKCEAANDAGRDSATISIQIRDDSLQIHPNCTDSPFYAQCKLIVKGKYCTHRYYARFCCRSCTEAGQLPLDGAHLYGGSSRK, encoded by the exons GTCACTGGCGCTTTTGATCTTCGTGCTGGCCACATATTTCAGTGCGTCGCAGGCTAGACAC CACAAAATAAGGCACGCTCGACACAAGAAAATGGTCAACAACACCGAATTCGTTCCTGTAAATTATGTGGTGCTGGACGAGCGACCCGACTTGGGGCCGTGGAGCGAGTGGTCAGCACCCAGCTCGTGTTCTCGCTCGTGTGGAGGCGGAGTCGCCTTCCAGAGCAGAGAGTGCCC gCCAGGATCTACGTGTCAAGGGCCGGCCAAACGCTACTTCTCCTGCAACACAATG CATTGTCCGCCGGGCTCGAAGGACTTCAGGTCGGAGCAGTGCTCTAAGTTCGACACCCAGGACtttgaaggaaatttatatGA GTGGATTCCATACACCAAAGGGGCGAATAATTGCGAGCTCAACTGCATGCCCAGGGGAGAGCGCTTTTTTAACGGATTTGCGAAAAAAGTCGTCGACGGCACGAGGTGCAATGATGAGACGCTCGACGTGTGTGTTGAAGGCACATGCATG CCCGTCGGCTGCGACTTGTTTCTTGGATCTTCTTTGCGTGAGGACAAGTGCAGAGACTGCGGCGGCAACAACTCGGGCTGCATCACCGTCAGCAAGATCATTTCCTTTGAAACCGACTTGAGTGATGCTCAACCTG GCTACAACGACCTTCTTCTAATACCCGCTGGGGCAACAAATATCTTTGTTAGGGAGCTAAATCACGCCAACAATTATCTTG CAATTAGGAATGAAAACAATACTTACTACCTGAATGGAAACTTCAATATTAACTACCCCAAGGATTTCCATTTTGCTGGAACTGTTTTCCATTATGAGCGCCAACCGAACAGCTTCTTGCTTGGTTCTGAAGTTATTCGAGCATTAGGACCAACAAACGAGTCACTTTATATCGCA CTACTGTACCAAGAAAAGGGAGAGGGCATTGAATACGAGTATAGTTTCTCCAAGGAAGTGCAGTCAGGCGATCCGGACAGCTACTATTGGGTTACGCACGATTTCTCGGAGTGTAGCGCCCCGTGCGGAGGAG GTAGTCAAAACCGCACGCTGGGTTGTGCTAAGAAGAGCGACAACTCGGCCGTGAGCCTGCGACTATGCGACCCAGTCAAACGGCCCGCTACAACACAAGGGTGCAACGAGGAGCCCTGCGATCCCGAGTGGTTCATCAGCCCCTGGGGCAACTGCACGCAGCCATGCAAGGGTGGAAATCAATTCAGGCAGGTTTACTGCCAGCAGATAATTAGCAACGCCAGGCCGACGGTGATCGAGGATGACGTGTGCGTCAAAAAGCTTGGCGAGAAACCCAGCGCTACCCAACCGTGCAACGAAGAGGGAATTTGCCCCCAGTGGCACCTTGATCCTTGGACGCCg TGCGACAAACTCTGCGGAAAAGGCAAGCAGTACAGAAAAGTGACGTGCTACAAAGTTATCGAGGGAAAGATTGTGGTCCAAGAAGACTCTGTGTGCCACGAGGAGCGCCCACCATCCGAGCAGGTTTGTAACAACCAACCCTGTGACGGAGTGGACTGGATGGTGTCCGAGTGGTCCACG TGCGAGGATAAGTGTGGACTGTCCAAAAAAACAAGAACGGTGGTTTGCGCCTCCCTAAAGGGTGAAATTTATCCTGAGGAAAGCTGCAACCTGGAAAACAAGCCGTCCGAGATGGAAAATTGCAGCGTGACCGTGTGCACCAATCAGTGGTATGCGGCACAATGGAGTTCC TGCTCTGCTGACTGCGGCAAAGGAGTGCGTACCAGGGAAGTCTTCTGCGGCCAAATAGTAAATGAAGGTATTTCCAAAGTGTCTGATGAACTGTGCGAcgccaaattgaaatattccgAGGAGGAAGCGTGCGAGGGGACAACAAAGTGCGAAGGACTCTGGTTCGCAGGACCATGGAGCCAG tgcaaaaaatgcagtgaTGTACAGAAAAGAGAGGTCATTTGCTTTGTCAACGGGTTCGCGGGTGACCCAAGCAAATGTGACCCCAGCGCATTGTCTCCCAAAACTCAGGACTGCACTGAGCCTTGTGGAAAAG ATGATGACGACTTAATCACACCTGTCGACATTACTGAGCCATCTACTCCAACCGAGGAGGACGATCCTGACTGCATAGACTCTGAGGAAGAAGTTGGCATCTATGAATTGCCACCTCTGCCTAAAGATAATGATTATGAAGAAGATGACTACAAGGATGGCGACGAAGTAACGGAAACAACAGTAATTCCAACGGAATCCGAGCCTACAGAAGGCTCCGGCCTCACCACACTC gattCTGTGACCGAGTCAACATCCGGGTTTACATCCAGCACAGGCTTTGAAACGTCGTCGTCATTTGGTCTAGACGCTAGCAAATCGACCCAAG ATTCGGAGTACATAGATGTTTCAACTGAGAGGATCACACCAACCTACACAGAAGAGTCAAGTGCTGCTTCTTCAAGCGAATCTGGCTTTGGAACTGCTGAAACAATATCCAGCAGCGAAGATTCTGCGTCAGAGTATTTTGCTTCAACAGTGACGCCTCAAGAGGGTACCAGCTCAGTTGCTACAGAGGAAACCAAATCCAGCTCGGAAGACCATGAAATCACCGTGGAGACGACTGAATCTACAGCTATCAGCAGTGAAGCTACCACAGCAATGAGTGAAACAACATCATCCTCAATGGTAGACCCAACAACAACCCAGAAGATAAAGCCCAAAAATAAGTGTGGAAATGAATCCGATTATGATGAACCGGTTGTTGAAGGAGAACGTGTGAAGGATGACTGCAAGGATCAAACTGATAAAGTTGCCATGTCAACTAGTACCAATCCACCTTCAAGTTcaaaaacagaaatatttttatccacTGAGTCTCCTACTGCGTCTCCCTCTGAATCTTCTACTGCGTCTCCCATTGGGTCTTCCACTGATTCTTCTACTCCCATTGGGTCATCTACTGCGTCCCAAACCGAAACTGAAGAGGGATCTGGTACCGGTTCAACTGATTACTCATCGAAATCCACTTTCTTCACTGAAGAGACTGATCTGTACACCGAAGGGTCTGGAGATTTGCCCACTGTGCCTGATTTTACCAAGATAATGATATCAGACGAACCCACCTTTACATCAGACGGTGAATTCACCACTTTCATGG ATGCATTTTCGACCAAGGGCGAATTCATCTCGCCGAAACCTAAAATGTGCAAGAAGCGCAAGCCAAAGTGCTCTACCACTAAGTACGGCTGCTGCATTGACGGCGTAACAGCTGCCAAAGGACCTTTCAAAGaag GTTGCGCGCATCCGAAAACCTGCAAAGATACAAAGTACAGCTGCTGCCCTGACGGGATTTCCATGGCAAAGGGACCATATTTGTTTGGCTGCAAGTTGCCTGACTGCCAGAAGACCCTATATGGCTGCTGCAAGGACAATGTTACCGCGGCCACGGGCAATGACTTTGAAGGCTGCGAAGACGAACTGTCTTGCGAAAAAACCAA atttggCTGTTGTGATGATGGCTTCACTAAAGCCATCACTGAAGACAAAAGAAATTGCGTGCCTTGCAATAAAACCAAATTCGGATGCTGTGCTGACGGAAAGAGGCCAGCTAGGGATGAAAAGAAGAGAAAGGGATGCAGAG TCAATTGCCACAAGACTGAGTTCGGTTGCTGTCCGAACAACAAAACTGTCGCTAAAGGACTCGATTTTCATGGCTGTGGAGTCATCAACGAGAAGAACTGCTCCGCGTCGTATTTCAAATGCTGTCCAGACGGTGTTAGCCCGG CACTCGGCCCCAAGTTCAAAGGTTGCCAGTCAGCTTGCCAGCAGTCCAAGTTCGGATGCTGTCAAGACGTGCTCACCCCTGCACACGGACCGAACGAGGAGGGTTGCTGTATTAACTCCCAATATGGTTGTTGTCCCGACAACATTCTTCCGGCGGGAGGCCCGAGTCTGCAGG GCTGTGATTGCACACAGTCCAAATTCGGCTGCTGTCCAAACGGCGTTGATTATGCTAAGGGAACCAACAAAGAGGGCTGTGGCTGCAGATACGCTGAACACGGCTGCTGCCCTGATGGATTCTCTGAAGCAGAAGGCCCAGACTTCAAAGGCTGCCCATGCCATAGCTTCCAGTTCGGTTGCTGTCCAGACGGAAAAACCGTGGCTAAGGGACCGGCTAACGCGGGCTGCGCGTGCAAAGACACCGAATTCGGCTGCTGTCCAGATAACGTCACGTCAGCTCAGGGCGAGAACTATGAGGGATGTGGTTGCGCGGCTACCGAATTTGGATGCTGCCTTGATGGGGTCAGTGAAGCCAAAGGCGAGAAGTTTGAAGAGTGTGCCGACGCACCGAAATTCTCTGGAG AGGCGTGTGCTTTGCCAAAGGAAAAGGGCGATTGCCGAAACTTCTCTATCAAATGGTACTTCGACGCTGAATACGGCGGATGCACCAGATTTTGGTACGGCGGTTGCGATGGAAACAACAATAGATTCGAATCTCTGGAGGAGTGTAAAAACTCTTGCGTCATGCCCGAAGGCAAAG ACGCATGCTTCCTCCCAAAAATCCACGGACCGTGCGAGGGCTACCACCCGACCTGGTACTACGACAGCGAGAGGAAGCACTGCACCCAGTTCATTTACGGCGGCTGTCTGGGCAACAACAACCGCTTCCAAACCAGAGAGGAGTGCCAGCAACTGTGCGCCCACCAGGAACTCAAAG ACAAGTGTGCTCAGCCAGTGTCTGAGGGTCCTTGCAACGGAAATTTCGAACGTTGGTACTTTGACAGCGACGACTCAACTTGCAAGAGATTCAGATACGGCGGGTGCAAAGGCAACCAGAACAACTTCCTCACCGAGGCTGCCTGCCAACAACAGTGCGTCGCTCCTGCTTCATTCAGAG cTTCGAATAGGTGCGCGCTTCCGAAAGACAAGGGTCCTTGCAAAGGGTCGATGCTGCAGTGGTACTTCGACGCAAAAGCCGCAGAGTGCAAGGTTTTCAGCTTTGGTGGCTGCCTGGGCAATGCCAACAGGTTCCAGTCGCACACCGAGTGCGCCACCACCTGCCACACTCGAG AAGAGGACATTTGCCGTCTGGCGCCAAAGGCCGGTAACTGCAGAGATTACGTTAGTCGGTGGTACTACAACGTTGAACAGAAACGCTGTCTCCAGTTCTACTACGGGGGTTGTGAGGGCAACGCGAATAATTTCGAAAACGAGGATGATTGTACCAAGAGGTGCACGATGGAAGAGGAGCCCTCAGAGCCGTTCAGACAGG AATTCTGTTTGCAGCCACCTGAGGAAGGCCAATGCAAAAAATACGTCAATCGGTGGTATTACGACCGAAACGAAGGTTTCTGCAAAGAGTTCAACTACGGCGGCTGTGAAGGGAACCAGAACAGGTACAGAAGCAAGCAGGAGTGCGAGCAGAAGTGTGGAAATGTGCAAG ATCCGTGCAGCCTGCCCAGAGTATCGAGGGCGTGCGAACACAGCGTTATTCAGTACTACTACTCTTCGCACACTGACTCTTGCCACGCCACTAGTCGCGGCGAGTGCATATTGAACACAAACAGGTTCAACTCGAAGGAGAACTGTGAGGCAAAATGCCGAAGAGGGCCTGCACCACCGACCCAACCAC ctgAACCACCCAAGCCAAAAGAAGACGAGTGCAGAGTGCTGCCGGAACCTGGTGACTGCAGTGAGCAACATGAAAAATGGTTCTTTGATGTTCGACGCAACGATTGCTTGCGGTTCATCTACTCAGGTTGCGGAGGCAACACCAACCGCTTCCAAACGAGGGAGGAATGTCTGGGAACATGTGCGCAAGACCGAG aattttgcaaaatgccCGCGGACAAGGGCGGTTGCACTGACTCATACCAGCGTTTCTACTTTGACTACTATTCTGGCGAGTGCAAGCCGTTCACATACACTGGTTGCGGCGGCAACCGTAACCATTTCGAGGACGTGGGCACTTGCTTCTATTACTGCGGCAGCGTAAGGTCGCCGCCGGTGGTGGAAATACCGCCGCCGGTTACGG CTGGGCCAGAACCACAAACTACACCAACTAGTGGGCCTATTGGCTGCAGGGATCGTAGCTATGAATGTGGCTATTTCCGTCAGCACTGTACACATGGAGTTGAGGAGTATATCGACAGTGAAACGTGCACTCGATGCCGTTGCCACGAACCCTGCCAGTCTACCGTTTGCCCCGAGAAAACTAAGTGCGTGGTTGAGACCATCGTTGCTCACGACCAGTCTCGCCACTTTAGGCCCGTCTGCAGGCAAC tCGAGAAGCCAGGAGTGTGTCCTCCAGTAGAGGAGGCTGACAATTGCACACATACCTGCAGAGAGGACGCAGACTGCGGTGGCGGAGACAAGTGCTGTTACAACGGTTGCGCCTACCAATGCCTCAACCCGAACGCTGTTGACGTAACACCACCGCCCGTGAGGCCGACACAAGCGCCTGTACCTACGCTGCGAACTCCGCCAG AGTACCCTAAATATGAGGCACCGCAGATTAGTCTTCCCGAGCCAAACGTCAGCGTGCCTGAAGGTGGTGAGTGCACTTTGAAGTGCTCGACGAGAGGAAATCCAACTCCAACGCTGACGTGGAGGAAAGACAGAATT ATCGACGGCTCTTACGGCAGACACCGTCTCCTGTCCGACGGTTCGTTACAGCTGATCGGCGTGACGCGGGACGACTCGGGCCTGTACGCGTGCAGCGCAGAGAACGGCGTTGGCAAGCCAGTCACCCGGGAAATCCGCGTTGAGGTCACAG ATGGCAGAACTAACCAGGCCGTGATTGTCAACAAGGAGCCCGTGGTGCGGGTCAACATCAACACGCCGGCCGTGCTCTACTGCTACGCCATGGGCTGGCCGCGACCTACGATTACGTGGTGGCGCAGCAGCTCCATACTGCCAATGGCAAGCAAGAAGTACGAGCAGCGCCGCGACTTCGCGCTCGTCATCGCCTCCGTCACCTACGAAGACCTCGGCGCCTACACGTGCCAGGCGTACAACGGCCTCGGCAGGGCCAACTCGTGGACCATCACACTACAGGGGTACAAGCCACCCGGCTCCGTCTTCTCAGGCTCTGAGACGTACTACCAGTTCCTGGTCGAACCTGAAGTTGTCCGGCCGCCCCCCGTGCGGCCCCGTATCCCATTGCCTTCACCCGAACCCACTCAAATAATCACAG TGCCAGTCAGAGTTAACATTTCGTCGCCTCAAACAACCTATTCCACCGGTTCAAGTTTGTCTATCATATGCGAAGTGGACGGATATCCGATTCCCAGAGTCTATTGGTTTAAAGACAACACGCGACTTGAGCCCTCTGATAGAGTGATATTTTCAG AAGGAAATCGTTTGACAATCGAGCAAGTCCAAAGCATAGACGGCGGCACTTACAAGTGCGAGGCCGCCAACGACGCGGGGAGAGACAGTGCGACCATCTCCATTCAAATACGTGACGACT CGCTACAAATTCACCCGAACTGCACGGACAGTCCATTTTACGCACAGTGCAAGCTTATCGTCAAGGGCAAATACTGCACGCACAGGTACTACGCCCGCTTCTGCTGCCGCTCGTGTACCGAAGCTGGTCAACTGCCACTCGACGGTGCTCACCTGTACGGCGGCTCCTCCCGAAAATAA